A stretch of the Chanos chanos chromosome 1, fChaCha1.1, whole genome shotgun sequence genome encodes the following:
- the c1h11orf58 gene encoding small acidic protein isoform X1, whose translation MTSEERQGTKRPASPDELGSTQWESADLGTDERKQKFLRLMGAGKKEHTGRLVIGDHKSTSYHRSGDEDKKINSELEHQFQQGMDGKLSGRNRRHCGLGFTEPEPSTESQRSSESDQPSSLQTPEKPSDELKESQDKSDSPKAELEKKEQTDPKEDKKNTYKMAFVKSS comes from the exons ATGACTTCAGAAGAGCGACAAGGAACGAAACGTCCTGCATCCCCCGATGAA CTAGGATCCACCCAGTGGGAATCTGCAGATTTGGGGACAGATGAGCGGAAACAGAAGTTTTTGAGGCTAATGGGAGCAGGGAAG AAAGAACACACTGGGCGCCTTGTCATTGGAGATCACAAATCAACATCTTACCATCGCAGTG GAGATGAGGATAAGAAGATAAACTCTGAACTGGAGCACCAGTTCCAACAGGGTATGGATGGGAAGTTGTCAGGCAGGAACAGAAGACACTGCGGCCTTGGTTTTACTGAG CCCGAGCCAAGCACAGAGAGCCAGAGGAGCAGTGAATCTGATCAACCATCCAGTTTACAAACTCCAGAGAAACCCTCTGATGAACTAAAGGAATCACAAGACAAAAGTGATTCCCCAAAAGCCGAGCTCGAGAAAAAAGAGCAGACCGACCCGAAGGAGGACAAGAAAAATACTTATAAAATGGCTTTTGTCAAGTCATCTTAG
- the c1h11orf58 gene encoding small acidic protein isoform X2 has protein sequence MTSEERQGTKRPASPDEKEHTGRLVIGDHKSTSYHRSGDEDKKINSELEHQFQQGMDGKLSGRNRRHCGLGFTEPEPSTESQRSSESDQPSSLQTPEKPSDELKESQDKSDSPKAELEKKEQTDPKEDKKNTYKMAFVKSS, from the exons ATGACTTCAGAAGAGCGACAAGGAACGAAACGTCCTGCATCCCCCGATGAA AAAGAACACACTGGGCGCCTTGTCATTGGAGATCACAAATCAACATCTTACCATCGCAGTG GAGATGAGGATAAGAAGATAAACTCTGAACTGGAGCACCAGTTCCAACAGGGTATGGATGGGAAGTTGTCAGGCAGGAACAGAAGACACTGCGGCCTTGGTTTTACTGAG CCCGAGCCAAGCACAGAGAGCCAGAGGAGCAGTGAATCTGATCAACCATCCAGTTTACAAACTCCAGAGAAACCCTCTGATGAACTAAAGGAATCACAAGACAAAAGTGATTCCCCAAAAGCCGAGCTCGAGAAAAAAGAGCAGACCGACCCGAAGGAGGACAAGAAAAATACTTATAAAATGGCTTTTGTCAAGTCATCTTAG